The proteins below come from a single Deinococcus budaensis genomic window:
- a CDS encoding DUF4388 domain-containing protein — MALFGDLEHHALSDLVRVLASQTGTLYFHEAYQGRTLELGLQAGRLRAMYLDGFPVETPEQARAVLREVQSARRGAFEFQRRVTPAASPTLYDLPLTELLQDAAIPADQWPHPDTRFEVVPGPGVVPSALSDAWSVLQPQLLAGASGAELARRVGWAEADVLLALHRLRAAGAVAPQRAAPAPAGLAVSALSTGHEAGAAMAPSSSASGASAPLVQRLLGALRRLTGARA; from the coding sequence ATGGCCCTCTTCGGTGATCTGGAACATCACGCTCTGAGCGATCTGGTGAGGGTGCTGGCTTCCCAGACCGGGACCCTGTACTTTCACGAGGCCTACCAGGGCCGCACCCTCGAACTGGGCTTGCAGGCGGGCCGCCTGCGGGCGATGTACCTTGACGGCTTTCCGGTCGAGACGCCCGAGCAGGCGCGGGCGGTGCTGCGCGAGGTGCAGTCGGCGCGGCGCGGCGCGTTCGAGTTCCAGCGGCGCGTCACCCCGGCCGCCTCGCCCACCCTCTACGACCTGCCGCTCACCGAGCTGCTTCAGGACGCGGCGATTCCCGCCGATCAGTGGCCTCACCCGGACACCCGCTTCGAGGTCGTGCCGGGTCCCGGGGTCGTCCCCTCGGCCCTGTCGGACGCCTGGTCGGTTCTCCAGCCGCAGCTGCTGGCGGGCGCCAGCGGCGCGGAACTCGCCCGCCGGGTGGGCTGGGCCGAGGCGGACGTGCTGCTGGCCCTGCACCGGCTGCGCGCTGCGGGCGCCGTGGCTCCGCAGCGGGCGGCTCCGGCTCCGGCCGGGCTGGCCGTCTCCGCCCTCTCCACCGGCCACGAGGCGGGCGCCGCAATGGCCCCGTCCAGCAGCGCCTCTGGGGCGTCGGCGCCTTTGGTGCAGCGTCTGTTGGGGGCCTTGCGTCGCCTGACCGGAGCGCGCGCATGA